One Nicotiana tomentosiformis chromosome 4, ASM39032v3, whole genome shotgun sequence genomic window carries:
- the LOC104099563 gene encoding subtilisin-like protease SBT3 produces MLKKISSFNILLNMASHITLCIWLLFFFISIISLAKPETYIIHMDLSAMPKAFASHHNWYLTTLASLSDSSTNHKEFLSSKLVYAYTNAINGFSASLSPSEFEAIKNSPGYVSSIKDMSVKIDTTHTSQFLGLNSESGVWPTSDYGKDIIIGLVDTGIWPESKSYSDYGISEVPSRWKGECESGIEFNSSLCNKKIIGARYFNKGLLANNPNLNISMNSARDTDGHGTHTSSTAAGSYVEGASYFGYATGTAIGIAPKAHVAMYKALWEEGVYLSDVLAAIDQAITDGVDVLSLSLGIDAIPLHEDPVAIAAFAALEKGIFVSTSAGNEGPYYETLHNGTPWVLTVAAGTVDREFIGALTLGNGVSVTGLSLYPGNSSSSESSIVYVECQDDKELQKSAHNIVVCLDKNDSVSEHVYNVRNSKVAGAVFITNITDLEFYLQSEFPAVFLNLQEGDKVLEYIKSNSAPKVATYSSRGPSPSCPSILKPDLMAPGALILASWPQQSPVTDVTSGKLFSNFNIISGTSMSCPHASGVAALLKAAHPEWSPAAIRSAMMTTSNAMDNTQSPIRDIGSKNAAATPLAMGAGHIDPNKALDPGLIYDATPQDYVNLLCALNFTSKQIKTITRSSSYTCSNPSLDLNYPSFIGFFNGNSSESDPRRIQEFQRTVTNIGDGMSVYTAKLTTMGKFKVNLVPEKLVFKEKYEKLSYKLRIEGPLVMDDIVVYGSLSWVETEGKYVVRSPIVATSIKVDPLTGHN; encoded by the exons atgttaaaaaaaatatcctcCTTCAATATATTACTCAACATGGCAAGTCATATTACCTTGTGTATTTGgttgcttttcttctttatttctaTAATTTCACTAGCAAAGCCAGAAACATATATCATTCATATGGATTTGTCAGCCATGCCAAAAGCTTTTGCTAGCCATCATAATTGGTACTTGACAACACTTGCTTCTTTATCAGACAGTAGTACAAATCACAAAGAATTCTTGTCCTCAAAACTAGTCTATGCTTATACTAATGCCATCAATGGTTTTAGTGCAAGTCTTTCTCCTTCTGAATTTGAAGCCATAAAAAATTCTCCAGGTTATGTTTCTTCAATTAAGGATATGTCAGTTAAAATTGACACAACTCACACATCCCAATTCCTTGGCCTAAACTCTGAGTCTGGTGTATGGCCAACGTCCGACTATGGTAAAGATATCATAATTGGCTTAGTTGATACTGGAATATGGCCAGAGAGTAAAAGCTATAGTGATTATGGGATTAGTGAAGTACCATCAAGATGGAAAGGAGAATGTGAAAGTGGCATTGAGTTCAATTCCTCTTTGTgtaacaagaaaatcattggCGCTCGTTACTTCAATAAAGGCCTACTTGCCAACAATCCAAATCTTAACATTTCAATGAATTCTGCTAGAGATACAGATGGACATGGAACTCACACTTCTTCCACAGCTGCGGGAAGTTATGTCGAGGGTGCATCTTATTTTGGCTATGCCACCGGCACTGCTATTGGCATAGCACCAAAGGCTCATGTGGCTATGTACAAGGCTCTATGGGAAGAAGGTGTATACTTGTCTGATGTTCTTGCTGCAATTGATCAAGCAATTACAGATGGTGTAGATGTTTTATCCTTGTCATTAGGCATAGACGCGATTCCACTACACGAAGATCCTGTGGCAATTGCCGCATTTGCTGCATTGGAGAAAGGTATATTTGTTTCCACCTCTGCAGGAAATGAAGGGCCTTATTATGAGACTTTGCACAATGGAACACCTTGGGTGCTAACTGTTGCAGCTGGCACAGTTGACCGCGAATTTATTGGCGCATTAACTCTTGGAAATGGAGTTTCAGTCACTGGCTTATCGCTCTACCCTGGGAATTCTAGTTCAAGTGAAAGCTCCATTGTCTATGTTGAATGCCAAGATGACAAGGAACTGCAAAAAAGTGCACACAATATTGTTGTCTGCCTTGACAAGAATGATTCGGTCAGTGAGCATGTGTACAATGTGAGAAATTCAAAAGTTGCTGGGGCTGTCTTCATAACTAATATAACTGATTTGGAATTCTACCTCCAAAGCGAATTCCCGGCTGTGTTCTTGAACTTACAAGAGGGTGATAAAGTTCTAGAGTACATTAAGAGCAACTCTGCACCAAAAGTTGCTACCTATAGCTCAAGAGGACCGTCACCGAGCTGTCCAAGTATCCTCAAGCCTGATCTCATGGCTCCTGGTGCCTTAATACTAGCTTCATGGCCACAACAATCACCAGTGACTGATGTTACCTCAGGAAAACTTTTTAGTAACTTCAATATTATATCTGGTACATCAATGTCATGTCCACATGCTTCTGGTGTAGCAGCACTTCTAAAAGCCGCACACCCTGAATGGAGCCCTGCAGCCATCCGATCTGCCATGATGACCACTTCCAATGCGATGGACAACACACAAAGTCCCATCCGAGACATAG GTAGTAAGAATGCTGCTGCTACTCCTCTAGCCATGGGAGCTGGCCATATCGATCCAAACAAGGCACTAGATCCTGGACTTATCTATGATGCGACACCACAAGATTATGTCAATCTTCTCTGTGCTCTGAACTTCACATCCAAACAAATAAAAACCATCACAAGATCCTCATCTTATACTTGCTCCAACCCATCATTGGACTTAAACTATCCATCTTTCATTGGATTTTTCAATGGGAACAGCAGCGAGTCGGATCCTAGAAGGATACAAGAATTCCAGAGGACCGTGACTAATATTGGAGATGGTATGTCAGTATACACAGCAAAATTGACCACAATGGGTAAATTTAAAGTTAATCTTGTACCTGAAAAGTTGGTTTTCAAAGAGAAGTATGAAAAGTTGAGCTACAAGCTAAGAATAGAAGGTCCATTAGTTATGGATGATATTGTGGTTTATGGTTCTTTGAGCTGGGTAGAAACTGAAGGTAAATATGTGGTTAGAAGTCCAATTGTTGCCACAAGCATAAAAGTAGATCCTTTGACAGGACACAACTGA